A single genomic interval of Malania oleifera isolate guangnan ecotype guangnan chromosome 11, ASM2987363v1, whole genome shotgun sequence harbors:
- the LOC131168676 gene encoding uncharacterized protein LOC131168676 isoform X1 yields MFRLHRNKPAKSGEKIDFKFSNFQAIQVPKGWDKLFVSLVSVETGKSMAKTSKALVRNGNCQWMETLSESILFSRDDTSKELEEKTLKLIVAMGSARSSILGEATMNVTGFMNSSASMPVSLPLKKCNYGTILKVKIHCLAPRTKKSGDEQLKDANSCTVDLNTEHDNMEIKSDASDDTFTRSIGPSSSKELDSNAHPGELLSRETSLTGSGTPQSSDSAEGSAQGENFFIRGNLNGDAQDSIGGLASNNFQNGAPHSNYLVGDHCQSNHSSFNSRINDSTNHSLELGEDSGQSPSHVIALPSLRNAGSSKKLLGAEEDAIEELQGEAKMWESNTHKLMLDLDMFRKEFSDQSKILENMDSELSAVCAERDSLNKEVEQLKLLLEESRMKHATVEDLKLQGKGLAHVCELENEIKFQRDSNANLNQQLKRSQESNIELLSVLQELEVTIEKQKIEIENISALKLKCSEVENSIQGNLEENQTLVLQLQQSEGSVKHLQAKMQLLEQAMDDKNYEIENEQTSNKQNLLDIEAAYKWKLSAKEEEIGRLEAKLSESLKERQLEKIVSVNEANLISDIEALKEKVQELERDCNELTEENLDLVIKLKESKNNTVRVGPSFDFSSGEQFKLFSNSESEASELKSQVYQLEEELKEEVLVEDQLAAFETPSILLELFKQIEIAFSQLNKPWHNISPRVNRKANFFYLDKLVNLTVTDVIGNEGHARSILNHLTELNKLLEARIADCEEILKHNEIEIREEDRNVVETQKKMEDYITKVNNLSLSIQELESLKMDLEFEITYLGKELDEKRSKIVELEADLLSKEEEIEVFRQRQGELQAEVSNLQNEKNKVEESTEIVQTEPSITSNYLEDLRNDPVMPGESANSHAASSEILERKYSEIENGKREPVLHLSELEQENMLLCQRISGLEDQLRCLTDERESNQLELENSKSVAMSLQDEIKMLELEMEAQKEDLKWTLKDLQSQLSEAREEGEYLKNANKNLQATAESMREECSSLQKSHGELKKQKLELHEHCAHLEAELRESQICLTDYSRRFEDLESNLCSALQDFSSKENFLNSELDALLLENKKLKEAVDEVNRLRADKVRLEYTLQEVQSKVYLTENELNRIKKESEKKVQELMNELAASEQKLDMMMDECEKMENYKLIEENLMTIINGLKAKLTVSESECHQLLEETTDLKVQLQRIAHLEDVILDLKSKLSTTSLEKEKLEASLHLISGECEELKAENIALLEKISGLQRSVSELEHFKQNCVALEEKLRQMEGDLAAREALSSQDEELKNELDQIKRENMQFQQKIQTLEEQKDECSKKAQALGEELKLMDQNQGRNETSKKKIPIISKSDIKVTSNHIDLKHTKNDMVKSTNQHRDTRKKPSTKSGRAQELLKGHQNPNRSQCQRVGNIEYDHHDESPHSIQADLMSKIQSLENELADALEANNMYKAQLNRLVPEGGSCGVDAPDKSMVEGDIVAKERYERKKSSLEAELRDIRERYFHMSLKYAEVEAQREELVMKLKGSKNGKRWFS; encoded by the exons atGTTCAGGTTGCACAGAAACAAGCCTGCAAAGTCAGGGGAGAAGATTGATTTCAAGTTCTCCAACTTTCAGGCGATTCAG GTACCAAAGGGATGGGACAAGCTTTTTGTGTCTCTTGTCTCTGTGGAAACTGGGAAATCAATGGCAAAGACAAGCAAAGCATTGGTCCGAAATGGAAATTGTCAGTGGATGGAGACCCTATCAGAATCTATATTGTTTTCACGGGATGACACTTCAAAGGAACTGGAAGAGAAGACCCTCAAGCTTATTGTTGCCATG GGATCTGCTAGATCTAGCATCCTTGGAGAGGCTACAATGAATGTGACAGGGTTTATGAATTCAAGTGCTTCCATGCCAGTTTCCTTGCCATTGAAAAAATGCAATTATGGGACAATCTTGAAA GTCAAAATTCACTGCCTTGCACCAAGAACAAAAAAATCTGG GGATGAACAATTAAAAGATGCAAATTCTTGTACTGTAGACTTGAATACAGAACATGATAATATGGAGATCAAATCAGATGCCTCTGATGATACATTTACAAGGAGCATTGGTCCTTCCTCCAGTAAAGAATTGGACTCTAATGCACATCCAGGAGAACTTTTGAGTAGG GAAACAAGTTTGACTGGATCAGGTACTCCTCAGAGCTCTGACTCAGCAGAGGGTTCTGCACAGGGTGAAAACTTCTTTATAAGAGGCAACTTGAATGGTGATGCGCAGGACTCAATTGGAGGACTTGCTTCAAACAACTTCCAAAATGGTGCACCACATAGCAATTATTTGGTTGGGGACCATTGTCAATCAAATCACTCATCATTTAATTCAAGGATTAATGACTCAACCAATCATTCTCTGGAACTTGGTGAAGACTCCGGGCAAAGCCCTTCACATGTTATTGCCCTGCCATCTTTGAGAAATGCTGGCTCTTCTAAAAAACTGTTGGGTGCTGAGGAAGATGCAATCGAAGAGCTTCAAGGAGAAGCTAAGATGTGGGAGAGTAATACCCATAAGCTAATGCTTGATCTTGACATGTTCAGGAAGGAATTCTCTGATCAATCAAAAATCCTTGAAAATATGGACTCGGAGCTTTCAGCAGTGTGTGCAGAACGTGATAGCTTGAATAAAGAAGTTGAGCAACTAAAACTATTGTTGGAGGAATCAAGAATGAAACATGCAACTGTGGAGGATTTAAAGTTGCAAGGCAAAGGTCTAGCACATGTTTGTGAACTGGAAAATGAGATCAAGTTCCAACGAGATTCCAATGCTAATTTGAATCAGCAGTTGAAAAGGAGTCAAGAATCAAATATTGAGCTTCTTTCAGTTCTACAAGAATTAGAAGTGACTATAGAGAAGCAGAAGATCGAGATAGAGAATATTTCAGCCTTAAAATTAAAATGCAGTGAAGTTGAAAATTCTATCCAAGGGAACTTGGAGGAAAATCAGACTCTAGTGCTCCAGCTGCAACAGTCAGAGGGATCAGTGAAGCATCTGCAAGCTAAGATGCAATTGCTCGAACAAGCAATGGATGACAAAAACTATGAGATTGAGAATGAACAGACTTCAAATAAGCAAAACCTTTTGGATATTGAGGCAGCATATAAATGGAAATTATCTGCCAAAGAAGAAGAAATTGGCAGGTTAGAAGCAAAATTGTCAGAGTCTCTTAAAGAAAGACAATTAGAGAAAATCGTGTCTGTTAATGAAGCAAATCTGATAAGTGATATTGAAGCCTTAAAAGAAAAAGTGCAGGAACTAGAGAGGGACTGCAATGAACTCACAGAGGAAAACTTGGACCTTGTTATCAAGCTTAAGGAATCAAAAAACAACACTGTGAGAGTAGGACCATCTTTTGATTTTTCATCTGGTGAGCAATTTAAATTATTTTCCAACTCTGAGTCCGAAGCAAGTGAACTTAAATCCCAAGTATACCAGCTGGAAGAGGAACTAAAGGAGGAAGTACTTGTGGAGGATCAGCTTGCTGCTTTTGAGACACCTTCTATATTACTTGAACTCTTTAAGCAGATTGAGATAGCTTTTTCTCAATTAAATAAGCCATGGCATAATATTTCTCCTCGTGTAAATAGAAAAGCCAATTTTTTTTATCTTGACAAGCTGGTAAATTTGACTGTTACAGATGTGATTGGTAATGAGGGGCATGCGAGATCCATTCTCAACCATTTAACTGAGCTGAACAAATTGTTGGAAGCCAGGATTGCTGACTGTGAAGAAATTCTTAAACACAATGAAATTGAGATCAGGGAGGAGGACAGAAATGTTGTAGAAACTcagaagaagatggaagattacattACAAAGGTGAATAACCTCTCTCTTTCAATTCAAGAACTGGAGAGTTTGAAGATGGACTTGGAATTTGAAATTACTTACCTGGGTAAAGAATTGGATGAGAAAAGGTCTAAGATAGTAGAACTTGAGGCTGATTTGCTATCAAAAGAAGAGGAGATTGAAGTCTTTAGACAGCGTCAAGGGGAATTACAAGCTGAGGTTTCTaatcttcaaaatgaaaaaaataaggtAGAAGAAAGTACGGAAATTGTGCAGACAGAACCTAGTATCACTTCAAACTACTTGGAGGATTTACGAAATGATCCGGTGATGCCTGGAGAGAGTGCTAATTCCCATGCTGCTTCCAGTGAGATTCTTGAAAGGAAATATTCAGAAATAGAAAATGGAAAACGAGAACCAGTGCTCCATTTGTCAGAGCTGGAACAAGAAAATATGTTGTTATGTCAACGTATATCTGGCTTAGAGGATCAACTAAGGTGTTTGACAGATGAGAGAGAATCTAACCAATTGGAACTAGAAAATTCCAAATCTGTTGCAATGAGCCTTCAAGACGAGATCAAAATGTTGGAATTGGAGATGGAAGCACAAAAAGAAGATCTGAAATGGACACTAAAAGATTTGCAAAGTCAGCTCTCAGAAGCACGAGAGGAGGGTGAGTATCtgaaaaatgcaaataaaaattTACAAGCTACTGCTGAGAGCATGAGGGAAGAATGCAGTTCTCTTCAGAAATCACATGGAGAGTtgaagaagcaaaaattggagttgCATGAGCATTGTGCACACTTGGAGGCCGAACTGAGGGAATCACAAATATGCTTAACGGATTACTCTAGAAGATTTGAAGACTTAGAGTCTAATCTTTGTTCAGCACTGCAAGATTTTTCCTCGAAGGAAAATTTCTTAAATTCTGAGTTAGATGCCCTTCTTCTGGAAAACAAGAAACTGAAGGAGGCTGTAGATGAAGTAAACAGATTACGTGCAGATAAGGTTAGACTTGAATACACTTTACAGGAAGTCCAATCCAAAGTTTACTTGACTGAGAACGAGCTCAATCGCATTAAAAAAGAATCTGAAAAAAAAGTACAGGAGTTGATGAATGAGCTGGCAGCTTCTGAACAAAAATTGGACATGATGATGGATGAATGTGAAAAAATGGAGAACTACAAATTAATAGAAGAGAATTTAATGACCATCATAAATGGTCTTAAAGCAAAGCTTACAGTTTCTGAGTCTGAATGCCATCAACTTCTGGAAGAAACAACTGATTTGAAGGTTCAGCTGCAGAGAATAGCACATCTTGAAGATGTAATTTTGGATCTTAAGAGCAAGCTCAGTACAACTAGTTTGGAAAAGGAGAAGTTGGAGGCATCACTACATTTAATTTCTGGGGAATGTGAGGAATTGAAAGCAGAAAATATTGCTCTACTTGAGAAAATTTCTGGCTTGCAAAGATCTGTTTCTGAATTGGAGCACTTCAAACAAAATTGTGTTGCTTTAGAAGAAAAGCTTCGGCAAATGGAGGGTGATCTAGCAGCAAGGGAGGCACTATCTTCTCAAGATGAAGAGCTGAAAAATGAGCTCGACCAGATCAAAAGAGAAAACATGCAATTTCAGCAGAAAATACAAACTCTTGAAGAGCAGAAAGATGAATGCTCAAAGAAAGCTCAAGCTCTTGGAGAGGAACTGAAATTGATGGATCAAAATCAAGGCCGAAATGAGACCAGCAAAAAGAAGATTCCTATTATTTCTAAATCTGATATCAAAGTTACTTCAAATCATATAGATTTAAAGCACACCAAG AATGATATGGTGAAGAGCACCAATCAACATCGCGACACAAGAAAGAAGCCATCTACAAAATCTGGTCGAGCACAAGAACTTCTCAAAGGCCATCAAAATCCAAACAGAAGTCAATGTCAAAGAGTG GGAAATATTGAGTATGACCATCATGATGAAAGTCCTCATTCCATTCAAGCTGATCTTATGTCAAAGATACAGTCACTTGAAAATGAACTTGCTGATGCTTTGGAAGCAAATAACATGTACAAAGCTCAACTTAACAG
- the LOC131168676 gene encoding uncharacterized protein LOC131168676 isoform X2, with protein MFRLHRNKPAKSGEKIDFKFSNFQAIQVPKGWDKLFVSLVSVETGKSMAKTSKALVRNGNCQWMETLSESILFSRDDTSKELEEKTLKLIVAMETSLTGSGTPQSSDSAEGSAQGENFFIRGNLNGDAQDSIGGLASNNFQNGAPHSNYLVGDHCQSNHSSFNSRINDSTNHSLELGEDSGQSPSHVIALPSLRNAGSSKKLLGAEEDAIEELQGEAKMWESNTHKLMLDLDMFRKEFSDQSKILENMDSELSAVCAERDSLNKEVEQLKLLLEESRMKHATVEDLKLQGKGLAHVCELENEIKFQRDSNANLNQQLKRSQESNIELLSVLQELEVTIEKQKIEIENISALKLKCSEVENSIQGNLEENQTLVLQLQQSEGSVKHLQAKMQLLEQAMDDKNYEIENEQTSNKQNLLDIEAAYKWKLSAKEEEIGRLEAKLSESLKERQLEKIVSVNEANLISDIEALKEKVQELERDCNELTEENLDLVIKLKESKNNTVRVGPSFDFSSGEQFKLFSNSESEASELKSQVYQLEEELKEEVLVEDQLAAFETPSILLELFKQIEIAFSQLNKPWHNISPRVNRKANFFYLDKLVNLTVTDVIGNEGHARSILNHLTELNKLLEARIADCEEILKHNEIEIREEDRNVVETQKKMEDYITKVNNLSLSIQELESLKMDLEFEITYLGKELDEKRSKIVELEADLLSKEEEIEVFRQRQGELQAEVSNLQNEKNKVEESTEIVQTEPSITSNYLEDLRNDPVMPGESANSHAASSEILERKYSEIENGKREPVLHLSELEQENMLLCQRISGLEDQLRCLTDERESNQLELENSKSVAMSLQDEIKMLELEMEAQKEDLKWTLKDLQSQLSEAREEGEYLKNANKNLQATAESMREECSSLQKSHGELKKQKLELHEHCAHLEAELRESQICLTDYSRRFEDLESNLCSALQDFSSKENFLNSELDALLLENKKLKEAVDEVNRLRADKVRLEYTLQEVQSKVYLTENELNRIKKESEKKVQELMNELAASEQKLDMMMDECEKMENYKLIEENLMTIINGLKAKLTVSESECHQLLEETTDLKVQLQRIAHLEDVILDLKSKLSTTSLEKEKLEASLHLISGECEELKAENIALLEKISGLQRSVSELEHFKQNCVALEEKLRQMEGDLAAREALSSQDEELKNELDQIKRENMQFQQKIQTLEEQKDECSKKAQALGEELKLMDQNQGRNETSKKKIPIISKSDIKVTSNHIDLKHTKNDMVKSTNQHRDTRKKPSTKSGRAQELLKGHQNPNRSQCQRVGNIEYDHHDESPHSIQADLMSKIQSLENELADALEANNMYKAQLNRLVPEGGSCGVDAPDKSMVEGDIVAKERYERKKSSLEAELRDIRERYFHMSLKYAEVEAQREELVMKLKGSKNGKRWFS; from the exons atGTTCAGGTTGCACAGAAACAAGCCTGCAAAGTCAGGGGAGAAGATTGATTTCAAGTTCTCCAACTTTCAGGCGATTCAG GTACCAAAGGGATGGGACAAGCTTTTTGTGTCTCTTGTCTCTGTGGAAACTGGGAAATCAATGGCAAAGACAAGCAAAGCATTGGTCCGAAATGGAAATTGTCAGTGGATGGAGACCCTATCAGAATCTATATTGTTTTCACGGGATGACACTTCAAAGGAACTGGAAGAGAAGACCCTCAAGCTTATTGTTGCCATG GAAACAAGTTTGACTGGATCAGGTACTCCTCAGAGCTCTGACTCAGCAGAGGGTTCTGCACAGGGTGAAAACTTCTTTATAAGAGGCAACTTGAATGGTGATGCGCAGGACTCAATTGGAGGACTTGCTTCAAACAACTTCCAAAATGGTGCACCACATAGCAATTATTTGGTTGGGGACCATTGTCAATCAAATCACTCATCATTTAATTCAAGGATTAATGACTCAACCAATCATTCTCTGGAACTTGGTGAAGACTCCGGGCAAAGCCCTTCACATGTTATTGCCCTGCCATCTTTGAGAAATGCTGGCTCTTCTAAAAAACTGTTGGGTGCTGAGGAAGATGCAATCGAAGAGCTTCAAGGAGAAGCTAAGATGTGGGAGAGTAATACCCATAAGCTAATGCTTGATCTTGACATGTTCAGGAAGGAATTCTCTGATCAATCAAAAATCCTTGAAAATATGGACTCGGAGCTTTCAGCAGTGTGTGCAGAACGTGATAGCTTGAATAAAGAAGTTGAGCAACTAAAACTATTGTTGGAGGAATCAAGAATGAAACATGCAACTGTGGAGGATTTAAAGTTGCAAGGCAAAGGTCTAGCACATGTTTGTGAACTGGAAAATGAGATCAAGTTCCAACGAGATTCCAATGCTAATTTGAATCAGCAGTTGAAAAGGAGTCAAGAATCAAATATTGAGCTTCTTTCAGTTCTACAAGAATTAGAAGTGACTATAGAGAAGCAGAAGATCGAGATAGAGAATATTTCAGCCTTAAAATTAAAATGCAGTGAAGTTGAAAATTCTATCCAAGGGAACTTGGAGGAAAATCAGACTCTAGTGCTCCAGCTGCAACAGTCAGAGGGATCAGTGAAGCATCTGCAAGCTAAGATGCAATTGCTCGAACAAGCAATGGATGACAAAAACTATGAGATTGAGAATGAACAGACTTCAAATAAGCAAAACCTTTTGGATATTGAGGCAGCATATAAATGGAAATTATCTGCCAAAGAAGAAGAAATTGGCAGGTTAGAAGCAAAATTGTCAGAGTCTCTTAAAGAAAGACAATTAGAGAAAATCGTGTCTGTTAATGAAGCAAATCTGATAAGTGATATTGAAGCCTTAAAAGAAAAAGTGCAGGAACTAGAGAGGGACTGCAATGAACTCACAGAGGAAAACTTGGACCTTGTTATCAAGCTTAAGGAATCAAAAAACAACACTGTGAGAGTAGGACCATCTTTTGATTTTTCATCTGGTGAGCAATTTAAATTATTTTCCAACTCTGAGTCCGAAGCAAGTGAACTTAAATCCCAAGTATACCAGCTGGAAGAGGAACTAAAGGAGGAAGTACTTGTGGAGGATCAGCTTGCTGCTTTTGAGACACCTTCTATATTACTTGAACTCTTTAAGCAGATTGAGATAGCTTTTTCTCAATTAAATAAGCCATGGCATAATATTTCTCCTCGTGTAAATAGAAAAGCCAATTTTTTTTATCTTGACAAGCTGGTAAATTTGACTGTTACAGATGTGATTGGTAATGAGGGGCATGCGAGATCCATTCTCAACCATTTAACTGAGCTGAACAAATTGTTGGAAGCCAGGATTGCTGACTGTGAAGAAATTCTTAAACACAATGAAATTGAGATCAGGGAGGAGGACAGAAATGTTGTAGAAACTcagaagaagatggaagattacattACAAAGGTGAATAACCTCTCTCTTTCAATTCAAGAACTGGAGAGTTTGAAGATGGACTTGGAATTTGAAATTACTTACCTGGGTAAAGAATTGGATGAGAAAAGGTCTAAGATAGTAGAACTTGAGGCTGATTTGCTATCAAAAGAAGAGGAGATTGAAGTCTTTAGACAGCGTCAAGGGGAATTACAAGCTGAGGTTTCTaatcttcaaaatgaaaaaaataaggtAGAAGAAAGTACGGAAATTGTGCAGACAGAACCTAGTATCACTTCAAACTACTTGGAGGATTTACGAAATGATCCGGTGATGCCTGGAGAGAGTGCTAATTCCCATGCTGCTTCCAGTGAGATTCTTGAAAGGAAATATTCAGAAATAGAAAATGGAAAACGAGAACCAGTGCTCCATTTGTCAGAGCTGGAACAAGAAAATATGTTGTTATGTCAACGTATATCTGGCTTAGAGGATCAACTAAGGTGTTTGACAGATGAGAGAGAATCTAACCAATTGGAACTAGAAAATTCCAAATCTGTTGCAATGAGCCTTCAAGACGAGATCAAAATGTTGGAATTGGAGATGGAAGCACAAAAAGAAGATCTGAAATGGACACTAAAAGATTTGCAAAGTCAGCTCTCAGAAGCACGAGAGGAGGGTGAGTATCtgaaaaatgcaaataaaaattTACAAGCTACTGCTGAGAGCATGAGGGAAGAATGCAGTTCTCTTCAGAAATCACATGGAGAGTtgaagaagcaaaaattggagttgCATGAGCATTGTGCACACTTGGAGGCCGAACTGAGGGAATCACAAATATGCTTAACGGATTACTCTAGAAGATTTGAAGACTTAGAGTCTAATCTTTGTTCAGCACTGCAAGATTTTTCCTCGAAGGAAAATTTCTTAAATTCTGAGTTAGATGCCCTTCTTCTGGAAAACAAGAAACTGAAGGAGGCTGTAGATGAAGTAAACAGATTACGTGCAGATAAGGTTAGACTTGAATACACTTTACAGGAAGTCCAATCCAAAGTTTACTTGACTGAGAACGAGCTCAATCGCATTAAAAAAGAATCTGAAAAAAAAGTACAGGAGTTGATGAATGAGCTGGCAGCTTCTGAACAAAAATTGGACATGATGATGGATGAATGTGAAAAAATGGAGAACTACAAATTAATAGAAGAGAATTTAATGACCATCATAAATGGTCTTAAAGCAAAGCTTACAGTTTCTGAGTCTGAATGCCATCAACTTCTGGAAGAAACAACTGATTTGAAGGTTCAGCTGCAGAGAATAGCACATCTTGAAGATGTAATTTTGGATCTTAAGAGCAAGCTCAGTACAACTAGTTTGGAAAAGGAGAAGTTGGAGGCATCACTACATTTAATTTCTGGGGAATGTGAGGAATTGAAAGCAGAAAATATTGCTCTACTTGAGAAAATTTCTGGCTTGCAAAGATCTGTTTCTGAATTGGAGCACTTCAAACAAAATTGTGTTGCTTTAGAAGAAAAGCTTCGGCAAATGGAGGGTGATCTAGCAGCAAGGGAGGCACTATCTTCTCAAGATGAAGAGCTGAAAAATGAGCTCGACCAGATCAAAAGAGAAAACATGCAATTTCAGCAGAAAATACAAACTCTTGAAGAGCAGAAAGATGAATGCTCAAAGAAAGCTCAAGCTCTTGGAGAGGAACTGAAATTGATGGATCAAAATCAAGGCCGAAATGAGACCAGCAAAAAGAAGATTCCTATTATTTCTAAATCTGATATCAAAGTTACTTCAAATCATATAGATTTAAAGCACACCAAG AATGATATGGTGAAGAGCACCAATCAACATCGCGACACAAGAAAGAAGCCATCTACAAAATCTGGTCGAGCACAAGAACTTCTCAAAGGCCATCAAAATCCAAACAGAAGTCAATGTCAAAGAGTG GGAAATATTGAGTATGACCATCATGATGAAAGTCCTCATTCCATTCAAGCTGATCTTATGTCAAAGATACAGTCACTTGAAAATGAACTTGCTGATGCTTTGGAAGCAAATAACATGTACAAAGCTCAACTTAACAG